One Fuerstiella marisgermanici DNA window includes the following coding sequences:
- a CDS encoding Gfo/Idh/MocA family protein: MINVSRRQFMATAAAASAAVTFPSAMRATMAADDVNLGYISCGGRANGHMGMFDEIAGVNTAAVCDPDENRMGKAAERFPKAKSYTDLRKLLDDKSVDAVVVATTNHWHCLASIWAMEAGKDVYVEKPLSHSQWEGRQTVNAARKYNRICQVGTQQRSDPMQAEIKKFLHEEKALGEITTARVNRYGVRGPIGKRDTPLKIDDSVNYDLWLGPAQDKPIFRDKLQYDWHWDFNTGSGEMGNWGVHVLDDLRNNVFQDSVRLPVRVFGAGGRVAWNDVGDTPNVHFVYFDTGSIPVVIGLTNLTAGGDSRKSPRHPGPGSGYIAYCEGGRFEGQRGKGVAFDNNGKVVKEFSGNNGNGVHHQNFIDAVRSRNVSSLNSDVEVGHLSTGWCNLANIAFQTGTPYNSEDASAVKGDEGIWQRIVEEMSQHLAAHSVKLESDQIKLSPMLTVDAEKEVFTGESSAVANAFLKREYRAKYEVPEVTV; encoded by the coding sequence ATGATCAACGTATCCCGACGCCAGTTTATGGCGACTGCAGCTGCTGCGTCCGCCGCTGTTACTTTTCCGTCTGCTATGCGAGCCACCATGGCCGCCGATGACGTAAACCTCGGTTACATTTCCTGCGGCGGCCGAGCCAATGGGCACATGGGGATGTTCGACGAAATTGCCGGCGTCAACACGGCAGCCGTGTGTGACCCGGACGAAAACCGCATGGGAAAAGCGGCCGAACGGTTTCCCAAAGCCAAAAGCTATACCGATCTTCGCAAACTGCTGGACGACAAAAGCGTGGATGCCGTCGTCGTAGCGACAACCAACCACTGGCACTGCCTGGCATCGATTTGGGCCATGGAAGCTGGCAAGGATGTGTACGTCGAAAAACCACTGTCGCACAGTCAGTGGGAAGGCCGCCAGACGGTCAATGCGGCTCGCAAGTACAACCGCATCTGTCAGGTGGGAACCCAACAGCGTTCCGACCCGATGCAGGCTGAAATCAAGAAGTTCCTGCACGAAGAAAAAGCGCTGGGCGAAATCACAACAGCTCGAGTCAACCGATACGGCGTGCGAGGTCCCATCGGCAAACGAGACACGCCGCTAAAGATCGATGACAGCGTCAACTATGATTTGTGGCTGGGACCGGCTCAGGACAAACCCATCTTCCGCGACAAGCTGCAATACGACTGGCACTGGGACTTCAACACGGGGTCCGGCGAAATGGGCAACTGGGGCGTGCATGTCCTGGACGATTTGCGGAACAACGTGTTCCAGGATTCCGTGCGTTTGCCCGTACGAGTTTTCGGGGCGGGTGGTCGAGTCGCGTGGAATGACGTGGGTGATACGCCGAATGTGCATTTCGTCTACTTTGACACCGGCAGTATTCCGGTCGTTATCGGCCTGACCAATCTGACCGCGGGTGGCGATTCTCGCAAATCGCCCAGGCATCCTGGTCCCGGGAGTGGCTACATTGCCTATTGCGAAGGTGGTCGCTTTGAAGGCCAGCGGGGCAAAGGAGTGGCCTTCGACAACAATGGCAAAGTCGTCAAGGAGTTCTCCGGGAACAATGGTAATGGAGTCCATCATCAGAACTTTATTGACGCCGTTCGCAGTCGCAACGTCAGCAGCCTGAACTCGGACGTGGAAGTTGGTCACCTGTCGACAGGTTGGTGCAACCTGGCCAACATCGCGTTTCAAACGGGCACGCCGTACAACAGCGAAGATGCGTCAGCCGTGAAAGGTGACGAAGGAATCTGGCAGCGCATCGTGGAAGAAATGAGCCAACACTTGGCCGCTCATTCCGTCAAACTGGAAAGCGACCAGATCAAGCTTAGTCCAATGCTGACCGTCGACGCCGAAAAGGAAGTCTTCACCGGCGAATCATCCGCCGTCGCCAACGCCTTCCTGAAACGTGAATACCGAGCGAAGTATGAAGTGCCTGAGGTAACGGTCTAA
- a CDS encoding MFS transporter, which yields MSQSSQVVRVILLVSCAHALVHLLEQSVASVEQVISADFQLTIEQSGFMGFALRLPYGIGAFFAGLLADRFGEKRILVLYLLGSAVVAASFMVTSTSSVLYAQMFSMGAFASMYHPAGLALLANQTTPAERSRALGLHGVFGSLGIASAPFLAGFMLSLRPGDWRGYYLLLSIISGSLGFLVWGLLKPVRHDDKATLGMAKSADASSEPASQARPSMPFQIWPYVLLVIGTALSGVVYGGVLHFLPRYLKEAGAMGWLETFVGHSISEAALGNYAAALALVCGAFGQWTAGRLAKPAKLPMMLSLVYAANVPFLLWMTFAEGGQRLLAACLWAFIHFMNQPLYNSLLPEFLPSRRRSVGFGFSNMMGFGVGAVGPPLVAQFDERFADYTYSYSALAVLALIAALLPLPLLFAGFAKREHQGD from the coding sequence GTGTCTCAATCTTCTCAAGTGGTCCGTGTCATTCTGCTGGTTTCGTGCGCTCACGCGCTGGTTCACTTGCTTGAGCAGTCTGTGGCCAGTGTGGAACAGGTCATCTCCGCCGACTTCCAGCTGACCATCGAACAGTCCGGTTTTATGGGCTTCGCTCTGCGCCTGCCCTATGGCATCGGAGCATTCTTCGCCGGGTTGCTGGCCGATCGGTTTGGCGAAAAACGCATTCTGGTGCTGTACCTGTTGGGTTCAGCTGTCGTGGCGGCGTCGTTTATGGTGACGTCCACATCGTCGGTGCTGTACGCGCAGATGTTTTCAATGGGGGCCTTCGCCAGCATGTATCATCCGGCCGGACTGGCTCTGCTGGCCAACCAGACAACTCCCGCCGAACGATCCCGCGCTCTGGGATTGCATGGGGTGTTCGGTTCGCTGGGAATCGCGTCTGCCCCTTTTCTGGCAGGTTTCATGCTGTCGCTGCGGCCGGGCGACTGGCGAGGATATTACCTGCTGCTGAGCATCATCAGCGGTTCGCTGGGGTTCCTGGTGTGGGGGCTGCTGAAACCGGTCCGGCACGACGACAAGGCAACATTGGGCATGGCGAAATCGGCCGATGCAAGCAGCGAGCCCGCGTCACAGGCACGGCCTTCGATGCCCTTTCAGATTTGGCCGTATGTACTGCTTGTCATCGGCACGGCGTTAAGCGGCGTTGTGTATGGCGGCGTCCTGCATTTTCTGCCGCGGTATCTGAAAGAAGCGGGCGCGATGGGCTGGCTTGAAACATTCGTAGGGCATTCCATATCTGAGGCTGCGTTGGGCAACTACGCGGCGGCGCTGGCGTTGGTGTGTGGTGCTTTTGGCCAGTGGACGGCAGGACGCCTCGCGAAACCAGCGAAATTGCCAATGATGCTGTCGTTGGTGTACGCCGCCAACGTTCCGTTTTTGTTGTGGATGACGTTTGCGGAAGGCGGACAGCGTTTGCTGGCGGCATGCCTGTGGGCGTTCATTCACTTTATGAATCAGCCGCTGTACAACAGCCTGCTTCCTGAATTTTTGCCGTCTCGGCGTCGCAGCGTGGGTTTCGGTTTCAGCAATATGATGGGATTTGGCGTAGGAGCCGTCGGGCCGCCGCTGGTCGCTCAGTTTGACGAACGCTTTGCCGACTACACTTATAGTTATTCCGCATTAGCAGTGCTGGCGCTCATCGCGGCGCTGTTGCCTTTGCCGCTGCTGTTTGCGGGATTTGCGAAGCGGGAGCATCAGGGAGACTAA
- a CDS encoding DUF962 domain-containing protein: MLRRFLQNYLPRHRNRTNQLLHAVGVPLSFLVAPIAAVFGAAWYWHVGCFVCGYLLQFAGHAVEGNDAGEVIFVKKRLGLPYTEYGRGASALSAGESCDDTTPAGP, from the coding sequence ATGCTGCGTCGGTTTCTGCAGAACTACCTTCCTCGCCATCGCAACCGGACCAACCAGTTGTTGCACGCTGTAGGGGTTCCGCTGTCTTTTCTGGTTGCACCGATAGCAGCGGTGTTTGGTGCGGCCTGGTACTGGCATGTTGGTTGTTTTGTTTGTGGTTATCTTTTGCAATTTGCAGGTCATGCCGTTGAGGGCAATGATGCGGGTGAGGTCATCTTTGTGAAGAAGCGACTCGGATTGCCGTACACTGAGTACGGTCGGGGCGCCTCTGCGTTAAGTGCGGGCGAATCCTGCGACGATACGACTCCCGCCGGGCCCTGA
- a CDS encoding TolC family protein — MPPLRSKKSERQSARARGPMLSTVTRFFCASSLLTTMMLGCSTQKATVCDLKYCDDKEGIEHYVAKTSAVAYPCLDNQTAEAVATSTPPRNLLRRSEDAPREITLNEALRIALTHNQVIETSALGGIGSKQVLTSPATATSVYDPAIQASGVLFGRRSVEAALADFDANFTSTLNFSRDDLVGGNLNGNGNRADFTSSLSKQFATAGTISLNHDWTHTTDPIGYSGETPNYYGRIGVEVRQPLLAGSGTAYTRIAGPANPNFGAITGVSQGVVIARINEDISIADFEVTVRDAMRDIEHAYWDLYNTYRAYDTAVVAHKSAFQTWREAKDRLEVGVLKPADELQARDRLYETKSQVEVSLNTLFKAETELRRLIGLPMNDGTVLRPIDEPVLAELIPDWESSLREGLTHRVELRRQKWTIKSQQLQLQAARSLVRPRLDILAGYDVNGAGDTLVSQSSSPFRSAYGSMNDQNINSWNAGFQFSIPVGLRYTRSQVRNLELQVAKASAVLASQEKNIAHDIATAIQDVTASYATAQTNYTRLKAATRRVTLLEAEREVGTLTLDLVLRAQASVAAAESAYYQQIVNYSKAITSLHLAKGTLLEHNGIMLAEGQWQPEAYCDALVRAHARTHAKEAPYLCTEPQEFVSPGPTGTVDLRSSIQLDSTVPEYGEITPVPAADSNIEAGDAADPMTQPAEASEIQVPAPPEKPSVDAGKLDGAGADKLSAAVNSPKPRMTMKEPLPIYDPLKDYDNDPPRAASAEDRKLLDLDIFKR, encoded by the coding sequence ATGCCCCCGCTACGCTCAAAAAAGTCAGAACGTCAGTCTGCCCGTGCTCGAGGGCCGATGCTGTCCACAGTGACGCGATTCTTCTGCGCGTCATCCCTGCTGACAACCATGATGCTCGGTTGTTCCACGCAGAAGGCGACGGTGTGTGACCTGAAGTACTGTGACGACAAGGAAGGCATCGAGCATTACGTCGCGAAGACGTCGGCCGTTGCCTATCCGTGTCTCGACAACCAGACGGCTGAAGCCGTTGCCACCAGCACACCGCCGCGGAACCTGCTGCGCCGATCCGAAGACGCGCCGCGAGAAATCACGCTTAACGAAGCACTGCGGATCGCGCTCACACACAATCAGGTCATTGAAACCAGCGCGCTGGGCGGCATCGGTTCAAAGCAGGTGCTGACAAGTCCAGCGACCGCGACATCCGTTTATGATCCAGCCATTCAGGCTTCCGGTGTTCTGTTTGGGCGGCGAAGTGTGGAAGCCGCTTTGGCGGACTTCGATGCCAACTTCACCAGCACGCTTAACTTCAGCCGCGACGATCTTGTCGGCGGCAACTTGAATGGCAACGGCAACCGAGCGGACTTCACATCGTCGCTTAGCAAACAGTTTGCAACGGCCGGTACCATTTCGCTGAACCACGACTGGACTCATACGACTGACCCTATCGGATATAGCGGCGAGACACCGAACTACTACGGACGAATCGGCGTCGAGGTACGCCAACCGTTGCTGGCGGGCAGTGGTACGGCCTACACGCGAATCGCTGGCCCTGCCAACCCGAACTTCGGAGCGATCACCGGGGTGAGCCAAGGCGTTGTAATTGCCCGTATCAACGAAGATATTTCGATTGCCGATTTCGAAGTTACCGTTCGAGACGCTATGCGCGATATCGAACATGCCTACTGGGATTTGTACAACACTTACCGAGCTTACGACACGGCCGTCGTGGCTCACAAGAGTGCTTTTCAGACGTGGCGCGAAGCGAAGGATCGTCTTGAAGTTGGCGTCTTAAAGCCGGCCGACGAACTGCAAGCTCGAGACCGTCTTTATGAAACCAAATCGCAGGTCGAAGTCAGTCTGAACACATTGTTTAAAGCAGAAACAGAACTGCGCCGCCTGATCGGACTGCCGATGAACGATGGCACGGTACTGCGTCCGATTGATGAGCCTGTTCTGGCAGAACTAATTCCTGACTGGGAATCGTCTTTGCGAGAAGGTCTGACTCATCGCGTGGAATTGCGACGTCAGAAATGGACGATTAAGAGTCAGCAGTTGCAGCTCCAGGCGGCTCGAAGTCTGGTTCGACCGCGATTGGATATTCTGGCAGGTTACGACGTAAACGGTGCCGGCGACACGTTGGTGTCTCAATCCAGCTCGCCGTTTCGCAGTGCGTACGGTTCGATGAATGACCAGAACATCAATAGCTGGAACGCCGGTTTCCAATTCAGCATTCCGGTGGGACTGCGATACACACGCAGCCAGGTCCGAAACCTTGAACTGCAGGTCGCCAAAGCGAGTGCTGTGCTGGCGTCTCAGGAAAAGAATATTGCTCACGATATTGCGACCGCCATTCAGGACGTTACCGCGTCTTATGCGACGGCTCAAACCAACTACACTCGGCTGAAAGCGGCAACACGTCGTGTCACACTGCTGGAAGCCGAACGTGAAGTCGGTACGCTGACACTGGACCTCGTTCTGCGAGCTCAGGCCAGCGTGGCAGCCGCGGAAAGTGCGTACTATCAGCAGATTGTTAACTACAGCAAGGCCATCACATCGCTGCACCTTGCGAAGGGAACGTTGCTTGAGCACAACGGAATCATGCTGGCAGAAGGCCAATGGCAACCTGAAGCCTACTGTGATGCACTGGTTCGAGCTCATGCCCGCACACACGCGAAAGAGGCTCCTTATCTTTGCACGGAGCCGCAGGAATTCGTTTCGCCAGGCCCGACCGGCACCGTAGATCTGCGTTCTTCGATCCAGCTGGATAGCACGGTGCCTGAGTACGGTGAAATCACACCGGTGCCGGCAGCTGATTCAAACATCGAAGCTGGCGACGCAGCAGACCCAATGACGCAGCCGGCTGAGGCGTCTGAAATTCAGGTCCCGGCTCCGCCTGAGAAGCCATCGGTCGACGCTGGAAAGCTTGATGGAGCCGGGGCTGACAAGTTGAGTGCGGCAGTGAATTCTCCGAAGCCGCGGATGACGATGAAGGAACCGCTACCGATTTACGATCCACTTAAAGATTACGACAACGATCCTCCTCGAGCCGCATCGGCAGAGGACAGAAAGTTGCTCGACCTGGATATCTTCAAGCGGTAG
- a CDS encoding cytochrome c: protein MKRQLILLSVFVGLGSVVVSLTQPAGLKANASPSPAAATAVAPADEPAIVEDSMHEFMEYVFQPTYKRLKVSMAAEPSDNNGWKAIKSDSLILAESCNLLFDRTPDDDGADWMKHAAASRGAGAEFYKAAREKKFQPAVAAYKKMLDNCNACHRQFEDGRHILKP from the coding sequence ATGAAACGCCAACTCATTCTGCTATCAGTGTTCGTAGGCCTTGGCTCGGTCGTTGTTTCGTTGACTCAACCTGCGGGACTGAAGGCCAACGCTTCTCCATCGCCAGCAGCAGCAACCGCTGTCGCGCCGGCCGATGAGCCAGCCATTGTGGAAGACAGCATGCACGAATTCATGGAGTACGTTTTTCAGCCGACTTACAAGCGACTGAAGGTTTCCATGGCGGCTGAGCCATCGGACAACAACGGTTGGAAGGCTATCAAATCTGACAGCCTGATTCTGGCAGAAAGCTGCAACCTGCTGTTCGATCGCACTCCAGACGACGACGGGGCCGATTGGATGAAACACGCGGCCGCATCACGGGGCGCAGGTGCAGAATTTTACAAGGCGGCTCGCGAAAAGAAGTTTCAACCAGCCGTGGCTGCTTACAAAAAGATGCTGGACAATTGCAATGCGTGTCACCGTCAGTTTGAAGATGGTCGCCACATTTTGAAGCCGTAA
- a CDS encoding co-chaperone GroES produces the protein MSNEYVEPLGMRILIRKDEARQETRGGIVLPDTSEIPTITGRVVEISVQIDRDEDFPIRKYDKVLFHPKNAIPVDFEADNLLFVVPVDDIVAVFRKPPRENSPRQSLSDSADDDE, from the coding sequence ATGAGCAACGAATACGTTGAACCACTTGGAATGCGGATTCTGATTCGCAAAGACGAAGCTCGCCAGGAAACTCGTGGCGGCATCGTGCTGCCGGACACTTCGGAGATCCCAACGATTACCGGCCGTGTTGTTGAGATCAGCGTCCAAATCGATCGTGACGAAGACTTCCCGATCCGCAAATACGACAAGGTGCTGTTCCATCCGAAGAATGCGATCCCCGTCGATTTTGAGGCCGACAATCTGCTTTTTGTGGTGCCGGTCGACGACATCGTGGCTGTTTTTCGAAAGCCGCCTCGGGAAAATTCGCCGCGTCAGTCATTGTCGGATTCGGCCGACGACGACGAATAG
- the pckA gene encoding phosphoenolpyruvate carboxykinase (ATP) has protein sequence MDLSSHGISVTDIQHNLAPSVLYEHAIRYEPGTSISDTGCLIAYSGDKTGRSPKDKRVVRHHLSENDVWWGPVNFPQDEATFSINRERAVDYLNTRPRLYCVDAFAGWEPGTRIKVRVICARPYHALFMHNMLIRPTDAELETFGEPDFVIYNAGGFPANRYTTGMTSRTSVDLSLERKEVVLLGTEYAGEMKKAVFTYMNYALPNQNILSMHCSATSDKKTGRSSVLFGLSGTGKTTLSADPNRYLIGDDEHGWSNDGIFNIEGGCYAKAVYLTRESEPEIFDALRFGAVLENVVYDKARHHVDFNNTSITENTRGAYPIEYMQNARIPCVADHPSDVIFLTCDAFGVLPPVSRLTPEQAMYYFISGYTAKVAGTEMGITEPEATFSPCFGGPFLVWHPSRYAELLAEKIRTHNSSVWLVNTGWSGGAYCVGSRMPLRFTRAIIDEIHKGHLANAPTIADDIFKFETVAECEGVPAEMLQPKLSWRDAAEYTATAEKLAASFRENFKQYEDATSPGVVAAGPA, from the coding sequence ATGGACCTTTCCAGTCACGGTATCAGTGTCACCGACATTCAGCACAACCTCGCCCCATCGGTACTGTACGAACACGCCATCCGATACGAACCCGGCACAAGCATTTCTGACACCGGCTGTCTGATCGCGTATTCCGGTGACAAAACGGGACGTTCGCCAAAGGACAAACGCGTCGTTCGGCACCACCTTTCTGAAAACGATGTGTGGTGGGGGCCGGTGAATTTTCCGCAGGACGAAGCGACGTTTTCGATTAACCGCGAACGAGCGGTCGACTACCTCAACACGCGACCACGGTTGTACTGTGTCGATGCGTTTGCAGGCTGGGAGCCGGGCACGCGCATCAAGGTTCGAGTCATCTGTGCTCGTCCGTACCACGCTTTGTTTATGCACAACATGCTGATTCGGCCGACTGATGCCGAACTGGAAACCTTCGGCGAACCCGACTTCGTGATCTACAATGCGGGCGGCTTTCCGGCCAACCGCTATACCACCGGAATGACATCACGTACCAGCGTGGACCTGAGTCTGGAACGCAAAGAAGTCGTTCTGTTAGGCACGGAATACGCCGGTGAAATGAAGAAGGCCGTGTTCACCTATATGAACTACGCACTGCCGAACCAGAACATTCTGTCGATGCACTGTTCGGCCACCAGCGACAAAAAGACGGGCCGTTCGTCGGTGTTGTTTGGGTTGTCGGGCACCGGTAAGACGACGCTTTCGGCGGACCCCAATCGCTACCTGATTGGCGACGACGAACACGGCTGGTCCAACGACGGAATTTTTAACATCGAAGGCGGCTGCTATGCCAAAGCCGTGTACCTGACTCGCGAATCAGAGCCTGAAATCTTCGACGCTCTGCGCTTTGGCGCGGTGCTCGAAAACGTGGTCTACGACAAAGCGCGGCACCATGTCGATTTCAACAATACGTCGATCACCGAAAATACGCGTGGTGCGTACCCGATCGAATATATGCAGAACGCGCGCATTCCGTGTGTGGCCGATCATCCATCTGACGTTATCTTTTTGACATGCGATGCGTTCGGGGTTTTGCCGCCCGTCAGCCGACTGACGCCCGAACAGGCCATGTATTACTTCATCAGCGGCTACACGGCCAAAGTCGCGGGCACAGAAATGGGCATCACCGAACCCGAAGCCACTTTTAGCCCATGCTTCGGCGGCCCGTTTCTGGTGTGGCATCCGTCGCGCTACGCAGAGCTACTGGCGGAGAAAATTCGCACACACAATTCGTCGGTGTGGCTGGTGAACACGGGCTGGTCAGGCGGCGCCTACTGTGTCGGCAGCCGGATGCCGCTAAGGTTTACTCGAGCGATTATTGACGAGATTCACAAAGGCCACCTCGCAAACGCACCGACCATCGCGGACGACATTTTCAAGTTCGAAACGGTGGCAGAATGCGAAGGCGTGCCCGCCGAAATGCTTCAGCCAAAGTTGTCGTGGCGTGATGCAGCGGAGTACACGGCGACGGCCGAAAAACTGGCCGCCAGCTTTCGTGAGAACTTCAAACAGTACGAAGACGCGACATCACCCGGTGTTGTCGCTGCCGGGCCCGCCTGA